A single Paenibacillus sp. FSL R5-0517 DNA region contains:
- a CDS encoding inositol monophosphatase family protein, which produces MNALNEKEKIPYVVTSKSYTAVAINAASKAGEWIKSRLGTVAELGTKYSPQDLVTEVDKGAEQMIRRLILTHFPHHAILGEEGVEPGPEASAKALKEAEEEEFLWIVDPVDGTTNFVHGFPFYSVSIALAHNGEVIVGVIYDPSRDEMFVAEKGKGAYVHGNRMQVSGEQALAQSLIAVGFPADTTFALPLNMAAVQALAPQVRNLRAGGSAALHLAYVAAGRLSAYTEVGLKPWDIAAGALLVEESGGKVTDTIGTPYQLSVSHVVASNGKIHDALTDVLKEAKATGLE; this is translated from the coding sequence GTGAACGCTTTGAATGAGAAGGAAAAGATACCTTATGTCGTGACAAGCAAAAGCTATACTGCCGTTGCTATTAATGCAGCTTCCAAAGCTGGCGAATGGATCAAAAGCCGTCTTGGGACGGTAGCTGAACTTGGCACCAAGTATTCACCCCAAGATCTGGTGACCGAAGTGGATAAAGGAGCGGAGCAGATGATCCGCCGCCTGATTCTTACGCATTTTCCCCACCATGCCATTCTGGGTGAAGAAGGCGTCGAACCGGGACCGGAAGCTTCGGCAAAAGCATTGAAAGAGGCCGAGGAAGAAGAGTTCCTGTGGATTGTTGATCCGGTGGATGGAACGACGAACTTCGTACACGGATTCCCGTTTTACTCGGTGTCTATCGCATTGGCTCATAATGGTGAAGTCATTGTCGGCGTGATCTACGACCCTTCCCGTGATGAAATGTTTGTTGCGGAAAAAGGTAAAGGAGCTTACGTTCACGGCAACCGGATGCAAGTATCCGGTGAACAGGCACTGGCTCAGAGCCTGATTGCGGTTGGGTTCCCGGCAGACACAACCTTTGCGTTGCCGCTGAATATGGCTGCTGTGCAGGCGCTGGCTCCGCAAGTTCGTAACTTGCGTGCAGGCGGATCCGCCGCTCTTCATCTGGCATATGTTGCCGCAGGGCGTCTCAGCGCCTACACCGAAGTTGGGTTGAAACCGTGGGATATTGCCGCAGGTGCGCTGTTGGTTGAAGAATCCGGCGGCAAGGTGACCGATACCATCGGAACACCTTATCAACTGTCAGTAAGTCATGTCGTTGCCAGCAATGGCAAAATCCATGATGCACTGACGGATGTGTTGAAGGAAGCGAAAGCAACGGGTCTGGAGTGA
- a CDS encoding stalk domain-containing protein has protein sequence MKRKRIWENTAAGLTASMLAGMLLFTSSALPAHAADTTTSVLPVGTNEASLTAKKDAVAVTKEFRIVTLGDSITVGYEPNTKELPYGYVERLQEQGLLHGRTQVDNYGIAGLKTSGLKNFTTAIKDGKTLTSEAIQPSLPDPRAGQIGANTAAIRESVAQANLVAITIGGNDVSELLGTADKLSDQELQTKLKELLATYTENVSATINTIHEINPTATIVIADQYQPMPEVAGKALYAKLMEASQGFTQTIDGIAAKFSAQGTNVKVAHVAKEFVGGEGTMTHMIKDRDFHPNQFGYAAIAEVFAKTIWGDYTKLTAPATGEPMNIIVSGKTLNTPYKPIIRNGKNFVAIQDIVNAVGATTVWDNKTSTATITYGERKVAVKIGANAVKVNGASVNVDTPAFLNKVGKESKTYVPLAMVAEGLGFDVQYVAKLRTVFVNP, from the coding sequence ATGAAGCGTAAACGGATATGGGAAAATACGGCTGCCGGTTTAACGGCGAGCATGTTGGCAGGAATGCTGCTCTTCACATCTTCTGCATTGCCTGCACACGCGGCTGACACCACAACAAGTGTATTGCCAGTGGGTACAAACGAAGCTTCGCTGACTGCGAAGAAAGATGCAGTAGCCGTAACGAAGGAGTTCCGCATCGTCACATTGGGAGATTCCATAACGGTAGGTTATGAGCCCAACACGAAAGAATTGCCTTATGGTTATGTCGAACGTCTGCAGGAGCAAGGTTTGCTGCACGGACGTACACAGGTGGACAACTACGGGATTGCGGGACTTAAGACCAGTGGTCTGAAAAACTTCACTACTGCAATTAAGGATGGCAAAACACTGACTTCCGAAGCCATTCAACCAAGCCTTCCTGATCCAAGAGCGGGACAGATCGGAGCTAACACTGCCGCAATCCGGGAGAGTGTAGCACAGGCCAATCTGGTCGCAATTACCATTGGGGGAAATGATGTATCTGAGCTTCTCGGTACAGCAGACAAACTGAGTGATCAGGAACTGCAAACAAAATTAAAAGAATTACTTGCAACATATACAGAGAATGTTAGTGCAACGATTAATACGATCCATGAAATTAATCCGACCGCTACAATTGTCATCGCAGACCAATATCAACCGATGCCAGAAGTAGCGGGCAAGGCACTCTATGCCAAACTGATGGAGGCATCCCAAGGTTTCACACAGACGATTGATGGAATCGCAGCTAAATTCTCTGCTCAAGGAACCAATGTCAAAGTCGCACACGTGGCCAAAGAGTTTGTTGGCGGTGAAGGCACGATGACTCATATGATCAAAGATCGTGATTTTCACCCGAATCAATTCGGATATGCGGCCATTGCCGAAGTATTTGCCAAAACGATCTGGGGAGATTACACCAAGCTGACTGCACCTGCCACAGGTGAACCCATGAATATTATCGTGAGTGGCAAAACCTTGAATACACCGTACAAACCAATTATCCGTAACGGCAAAAACTTTGTGGCAATCCAAGATATCGTGAACGCTGTCGGTGCTACTACGGTATGGGATAACAAGACTTCAACTGCAACCATTACATATGGAGAGCGGAAAGTTGCTGTCAAGATTGGTGCCAATGCGGTGAAGGTCAATGGAGCATCGGTTAACGTGGATACACCTGCATTCCTGAACAAGGTAGGCAAAGAGTCCAAAACCTATGTCCCTCTTGCCATGGTGGCTGAAGGACTTGGCTTTGATGTGCAATATGTAGCGAAGCTGAGAACTGTTTTTGTTAATCCGTAA
- a CDS encoding amidase domain-containing protein: MGLEREWKSALYTYVNQYNRCEIDYRPQTSERIVTDPEFVVERGERMARLDEWYRKRRAVPLRSETSAKLVRTLMDGQEEAVVDVQLYSRLFYEKSGITHREDRIERERLTFLRQSGGWIIGRVEREVPERRPAGEGRPFQQADFVQAMNRPLLNREVLGQGRSSRQQAYRRDLAVAYADRWWNAGNPAFEEFDVDCTNYVSQCLFAGGAPIHYTGRREAGWWYKGYVNGSEMWSYSWAVSNSLERYLSGSSWGLTATEVERPEQLMLGDVILYDWDGDGRFQHSTVVTAFDAGGMPLVNAHTVSSRHRFWDYRDSYAWTERTVYRLFHISDEF, encoded by the coding sequence ATAGGCTTGGAACGGGAATGGAAGAGTGCCTTATATACTTACGTGAACCAGTACAATCGCTGTGAGATCGACTACCGTCCACAGACCAGCGAACGGATCGTTACCGATCCTGAATTCGTGGTGGAACGGGGAGAGCGTATGGCAAGGCTGGACGAATGGTATCGTAAGCGGCGCGCCGTGCCTCTTCGCAGCGAGACCAGCGCCAAGCTTGTGCGCACGCTTATGGATGGACAGGAAGAAGCCGTGGTGGATGTACAATTGTACAGCAGACTGTTCTATGAGAAGAGCGGTATTACCCACCGGGAGGACCGGATTGAGCGGGAGCGGTTAACCTTTCTGCGGCAGAGTGGTGGATGGATCATTGGACGGGTTGAGCGAGAAGTGCCGGAGCGTCGCCCTGCGGGGGAAGGGCGTCCGTTTCAACAAGCTGATTTTGTACAGGCGATGAATCGACCGCTGCTGAATCGGGAAGTGTTGGGTCAGGGAAGAAGCTCACGGCAACAAGCCTATCGCAGAGATTTGGCGGTTGCCTATGCGGATCGGTGGTGGAATGCGGGGAATCCGGCCTTTGAGGAATTTGATGTGGATTGCACTAATTACGTGTCTCAATGTCTCTTTGCAGGGGGGGCACCCATCCACTATACTGGTAGAAGAGAAGCCGGCTGGTGGTATAAGGGGTATGTGAACGGCTCCGAAATGTGGAGTTACAGCTGGGCAGTTTCCAACAGTCTGGAGCGTTATTTGTCAGGCAGCAGCTGGGGTCTGACCGCGACAGAAGTGGAGCGTCCTGAGCAGCTGATGCTCGGTGATGTTATTCTCTACGATTGGGATGGAGATGGACGATTTCAGCACAGCACCGTTGTGACCGCGTTTGATGCAGGTGGTATGCCGCTGGTCAATGCACACACGGTTAGCAGCCGTCACCGATTTTGGGATTACCGGGATTCTTACGCTTGGACGGAGCGGACGGTATACCGGCTTTTTCATATTTCAGATGAGTTTTGA
- a CDS encoding D-alanine--D-alanine ligase has product MSMDKLKVGVVYGGKSGEHEVSLQTAFAVTNAFDYEKYELVPFYISKQGTWKKGPVMHAPFAQIEDLKLEQSAGGTQDALNALFGRLYGGAEALDVMFPLLHGTFGEDGTIQGMFEMADMPYVGAGVLASAGGMDKVVMKKLFAQAGIDQCAFTYFNATQWKQTEHEMIVQVEDQLGYPCFIKPANLGSSVGISKARNRDELKTAVEFALRYDTKVVIEEFVEAREVEVSVLGNDEPMASVPGEIVSSGEYYDYAAKYIDGQSQMLIPAPLDPEAADRIREAALQAFRAIEGNGISRADFFIRKNDGALLINEVNTMPGFTPYSMYPLLWRETGVSYAELLDRMIELALERYNRKQALNYENGVQA; this is encoded by the coding sequence ATGAGTATGGATAAATTAAAAGTAGGCGTCGTGTACGGCGGAAAATCAGGCGAGCATGAGGTGTCGCTACAAACGGCGTTTGCTGTAACGAACGCATTTGATTACGAGAAGTATGAACTGGTTCCTTTTTATATCTCCAAGCAGGGGACGTGGAAAAAAGGACCTGTCATGCATGCGCCGTTCGCGCAGATTGAAGATTTGAAGCTGGAGCAATCGGCGGGTGGAACGCAGGATGCCCTGAACGCACTGTTTGGCCGTTTGTATGGCGGAGCAGAAGCGCTGGACGTAATGTTCCCTCTGCTGCATGGTACGTTTGGCGAGGATGGCACCATTCAGGGCATGTTCGAGATGGCGGATATGCCATATGTAGGTGCAGGTGTACTCGCTTCGGCTGGCGGCATGGACAAAGTGGTCATGAAAAAGCTGTTTGCACAGGCTGGCATTGACCAATGTGCCTTTACGTATTTTAATGCTACACAATGGAAGCAGACAGAGCACGAAATGATCGTACAGGTCGAAGATCAGCTGGGGTATCCTTGTTTTATCAAACCGGCCAATCTGGGCTCCAGTGTGGGCATCTCCAAAGCGCGTAACCGCGATGAGCTGAAGACAGCTGTCGAGTTCGCACTACGGTATGATACGAAGGTGGTTATTGAGGAGTTCGTTGAAGCACGTGAAGTTGAGGTTAGCGTGCTCGGCAATGACGAGCCAATGGCTTCCGTTCCAGGCGAGATCGTATCCTCCGGGGAGTATTATGACTATGCAGCCAAGTATATTGATGGTCAATCACAGATGCTGATCCCAGCTCCACTGGACCCGGAGGCCGCAGATCGCATTCGCGAGGCAGCTCTGCAGGCGTTCCGTGCGATTGAAGGTAACGGCATTTCACGTGCGGACTTCTTCATTCGGAAAAATGACGGCGCATTGCTTATTAATGAAGTGAACACCATGCCTGGTTTCACACCCTATAGCATGTATCCACTTCTTTGGCGTGAGACAGGTGTCTCGTATGCCGAATTGCTGGATCGCATGATTGAGCTGGCACTGGAGCGTTACAACCGCAAGCAGGCACTGAATTACGAGAACGGCGTACAGGCGTAG
- the uvsE gene encoding UV DNA damage repair endonuclease UvsE, translating into MLVRFGYVAMSVLIENASPSRTMTMSSFNKIDDREAAIRKLERIAAENLHNTLRLLRHNKGSHIHVYRFSSKLIPLATHEDLNDWDPFPALKQDFAAIGDFVKENHMRVSFHPDHFTVLSTPREQVLRNSIRDLRHHVRMLDAMGLNATAKNNIHIGGAYGDKPSAALRFEENFLKLDRDIQERLTLENDDKTFNAPETLAVCQRLGLPMVLDIHHQWVNNEGEQPWDLWPDILKTWESPLAQADSPADQPLPPKIHVSSPKSEKDVRGHADGVEVEPMLDFLRHIAADTPRLDVMIEAKRKDEALVQLMQKLAFYHEEGVEWVDESTVIIHP; encoded by the coding sequence ATGCTCGTACGCTTTGGTTACGTGGCCATGTCCGTGCTCATAGAGAATGCCTCGCCTTCCCGGACCATGACCATGTCGAGTTTTAACAAAATCGATGACAGGGAAGCAGCGATCCGCAAGCTCGAACGGATTGCAGCCGAGAACCTGCATAATACATTACGTTTGCTCAGGCACAACAAGGGCAGCCATATTCATGTATATCGCTTCTCTTCCAAATTGATTCCACTGGCAACACACGAGGATCTGAATGACTGGGACCCGTTCCCGGCTCTGAAGCAGGACTTTGCGGCCATTGGTGATTTTGTGAAGGAAAATCATATGCGTGTCTCCTTTCATCCGGATCATTTTACCGTACTTAGTACACCCCGTGAGCAAGTTCTGCGCAACTCGATTCGCGACCTTCGTCATCATGTTCGGATGCTGGATGCCATGGGACTGAATGCCACTGCCAAGAACAATATACATATTGGTGGTGCATACGGGGACAAGCCTTCGGCGGCGCTTCGTTTTGAAGAAAATTTTTTGAAGCTGGATCGGGACATTCAGGAGCGGCTCACACTCGAAAATGATGACAAAACATTCAACGCACCCGAGACACTGGCCGTGTGCCAGCGCCTGGGATTACCCATGGTATTGGATATCCATCACCAGTGGGTGAACAACGAGGGAGAACAGCCATGGGATCTGTGGCCTGATATTCTGAAGACCTGGGAGTCACCGCTTGCCCAGGCAGATTCACCGGCTGATCAGCCATTGCCACCCAAAATTCATGTCTCCAGTCCGAAGAGTGAAAAGGATGTGCGAGGTCATGCGGATGGCGTGGAGGTAGAGCCTATGCTCGACTTCTTGCGTCATATCGCAGCAGACACCCCAAGGCTTGACGTGATGATTGAGGCCAAACGCAAGGATGAGGCTCTTGTGCAGCTGATGCAGAAGCTGGCATTCTATCACGAAGAGGGCGTGGAATGGGTGGACGAGTCTACCGTCATCATTCATCCGTAG
- the acnA gene encoding aconitate hydratase AcnA, whose translation MSAKNHFSAARSLEVGGKSYRYYSLDALQENGHGDLSRLPFSIKVLLEAAIRQFDGRAITEEHVKQLTGWADGRDNNKEIPFIPARIVLQDFTGVPVVVDLAAMRDTVKKAGGDPKQINPLVPVDLVIDHSVMVDAFGTNDALDYNIKVEFERNEERYRFLRWAQTAFNNFRAVPPSTGIVHQVNLEYLASVAATKTVDGETVVFPDSLVGTDSHTTMINGLGVVGWGVGGIEAEAGMLGQPLYFVTPDVIGFKLTGSLSEGATATDLALTVTQLLRKKGVVGKFVEFYGPGLANIGLADRATVANMAPEYGATIGFFPVDSETLNYLRSTGRPDEQVELVEAYYKAQGMFRTSSTVDPEFTDVIELDLGSVVPSLAGPKRPQDRIELTQMKESFNSIIRTPVDKGGYGLSDEKIEQTVPVKHPNGSTSELKAGAVVIAAITSCTNTSNPSVMVGAGLLAKKAVERGLTKPGYVKSSLTPGSLVVTEYLEKAGLIPYLDQLGFNVAGYGCATCIGNSGPLPDEVSEAIAENDMTVAAVLSGNRNFEGRVHAQVKANYLASPPLVVAYALAGTVNIDFETDPIGYDTNNEPVFLKDLWPSSEEIKDTIASSLNAQMFRNKYENVFTANERWNAISVPEGELYEWDPNSTYIQNPPFFQELGDKLNDIADIRSARVMALLADSVTTDHISPAGNIAVSSPAGLYLKEHGVERKDFNSYGSRRGNHEVMMRGTFANIRIRNQVAPGTEGGITKYLPTDEEMSIYDASMKYQDEGQNLIVIAGKEYGTGSSRDWAAKGTFLLGVKAVIAESFERIHRSNLVGMGVMPLQFQEGHGWSSLGLNGRETYDITGLSNDVKPGQELKVTVTREDGTQFDFPVIARLDSMVDVDYYHNGGILQTVLRQMMKKA comes from the coding sequence ATGTCAGCAAAGAATCATTTCTCCGCCGCTCGCAGTCTTGAGGTTGGAGGCAAGTCTTACCGCTACTACAGTCTCGATGCTCTTCAGGAAAACGGCCACGGCGATCTTTCCAGACTCCCTTTCTCCATTAAAGTGTTGCTTGAAGCAGCAATTCGTCAATTCGACGGACGTGCCATTACCGAAGAACATGTAAAACAACTGACCGGCTGGGCAGATGGCCGTGATAATAACAAGGAAATTCCATTCATTCCTGCACGTATCGTACTGCAGGATTTCACCGGTGTACCGGTTGTCGTTGACCTCGCTGCAATGCGTGATACTGTGAAAAAAGCAGGCGGCGATCCGAAACAGATCAACCCGCTCGTACCCGTCGATCTCGTTATCGACCACTCTGTTATGGTTGATGCTTTTGGTACCAACGATGCACTTGATTACAATATCAAAGTTGAGTTCGAGCGTAATGAAGAGCGTTACCGCTTCTTGCGTTGGGCGCAAACGGCATTCAACAACTTCCGTGCAGTTCCACCATCCACAGGGATCGTTCACCAGGTTAACCTGGAGTATCTGGCTTCCGTGGCAGCAACGAAAACTGTTGACGGCGAGACCGTTGTATTCCCGGATTCCCTCGTAGGTACTGACTCCCACACCACCATGATCAACGGACTTGGCGTTGTTGGTTGGGGTGTTGGTGGAATCGAGGCCGAAGCAGGTATGCTGGGCCAACCGCTTTACTTTGTAACACCGGACGTTATCGGTTTCAAACTGACAGGCAGCCTGAGTGAAGGCGCAACAGCAACGGATCTGGCACTGACAGTTACCCAATTGCTTCGTAAAAAAGGCGTTGTTGGTAAATTCGTAGAGTTCTACGGACCTGGTCTTGCCAACATCGGTCTGGCTGACCGTGCAACAGTAGCCAACATGGCACCAGAGTACGGCGCAACGATCGGTTTCTTCCCTGTCGATAGTGAAACGTTGAACTATCTGCGCAGCACTGGCCGTCCTGACGAGCAAGTGGAGTTGGTTGAAGCTTATTACAAAGCTCAAGGCATGTTCCGTACTTCCAGCACCGTTGACCCTGAATTCACAGATGTGATTGAACTGGATCTCGGCTCTGTTGTACCAAGTCTTGCAGGACCAAAACGTCCACAGGATCGCATCGAGCTGACACAAATGAAAGAAAGCTTCAACAGCATCATCCGTACACCTGTAGATAAAGGCGGATACGGGCTGAGCGATGAGAAAATCGAACAAACCGTACCTGTCAAGCACCCGAACGGTTCCACCAGTGAATTGAAAGCAGGCGCTGTTGTGATCGCGGCGATCACAAGTTGTACGAATACTTCGAATCCAAGTGTTATGGTTGGAGCAGGACTACTGGCGAAAAAAGCAGTTGAACGCGGCCTGACCAAGCCAGGATATGTGAAAAGCAGTCTGACTCCAGGTTCCCTTGTTGTCACCGAGTACCTGGAAAAAGCAGGCCTGATTCCATATCTGGACCAACTCGGATTCAACGTTGCCGGCTACGGCTGTGCGACTTGCATCGGTAACTCCGGCCCACTGCCAGACGAAGTGAGCGAAGCGATTGCTGAGAACGATATGACCGTTGCGGCTGTATTGTCCGGTAACCGTAACTTTGAAGGCCGTGTGCACGCACAGGTTAAAGCCAACTACCTGGCATCTCCACCACTCGTTGTGGCATATGCACTTGCAGGTACTGTGAATATTGACTTTGAAACCGATCCAATCGGTTATGATACGAACAATGAGCCTGTATTCCTGAAAGACCTCTGGCCTAGCTCCGAGGAAATCAAGGATACCATCGCTAGCTCCCTGAACGCTCAGATGTTCCGCAACAAGTACGAGAACGTATTTACAGCTAATGAGCGTTGGAATGCAATCTCTGTACCGGAAGGTGAATTGTACGAGTGGGATCCAAATTCTACGTACATTCAAAATCCTCCGTTCTTCCAAGAACTTGGCGACAAGTTGAACGATATCGCAGATATCCGTTCTGCACGCGTTATGGCATTGCTTGCGGATTCCGTAACAACGGACCATATCTCGCCAGCAGGTAATATTGCGGTATCCAGCCCGGCTGGACTGTACTTGAAAGAGCATGGCGTAGAGCGCAAAGACTTCAACTCCTACGGCTCACGTCGTGGTAACCATGAAGTAATGATGCGTGGTACGTTCGCCAATATTCGTATCCGTAACCAGGTTGCTCCGGGCACCGAGGGCGGTATCACGAAGTACCTGCCAACGGACGAAGAAATGTCCATCTACGATGCTTCCATGAAGTATCAAGATGAAGGACAGAACCTGATCGTTATCGCAGGTAAAGAGTACGGTACAGGAAGCTCCCGTGACTGGGCGGCAAAAGGAACATTCCTGCTCGGCGTCAAAGCCGTTATCGCAGAAAGCTTCGAGCGGATTCACCGTAGTAACCTGGTTGGCATGGGCGTAATGCCATTGCAATTCCAAGAGGGTCACGGCTGGTCCAGCCTTGGTCTGAACGGACGTGAAACGTATGACATTACGGGTCTCAGCAATGATGTGAAGCCAGGACAAGAGTTGAAAGTTACCGTAACTCGTGAAGACGGTACACAGTTCGATTTCCCTGTTATCGCTCGTCTGGACAGTATGGTTGACGTGGATTACTACCATAACGGCGGTATCCTGCAAACCGTATTGCGTCAAATGATGAAAAAAGCTTAA